The Pseudodesulfovibrio sp. zrk46 genome contains a region encoding:
- the prfA gene encoding peptide chain release factor 1: MFGKLEEIEIKFEELEQELAQPDIFNDQERYKKVSKAHADLGDVVKVFRQYKAVAQDLADNKELLNDSDEDIQEMAKMEIEELEPQLPSLEEQLKILLLPKDPMDDKNIILEIRAGTGGDEAALFAADLYRMYSRYAEINKWKVEEMSSSSTGSGGLKEVIASIAGDKVYSKLKYESGTHRVQRVPATESQGRIHTSAVTVAIMAEAEEVDVDIRNEDLRVDVFRASGPGGQSVNTTDSAIRITHVPTGLVVICQDEKSQHKNKAKAMKVLRSRLLQLEQEKAKAEEDATRRSQVGSGDRSERIRTYNFPQGRCSDHRINLTLHSLHKIMEGELEELHDALISHYQAEAMKRQGE; this comes from the coding sequence ATGTTTGGCAAGCTTGAAGAGATTGAAATCAAATTCGAGGAACTGGAGCAGGAGCTTGCCCAGCCTGATATTTTTAATGATCAAGAGCGCTACAAGAAGGTTTCCAAAGCCCACGCTGATCTCGGCGATGTGGTGAAGGTCTTTCGTCAGTATAAGGCGGTTGCTCAGGATCTGGCCGACAACAAGGAGCTCCTGAATGATTCCGATGAGGATATTCAGGAGATGGCCAAGATGGAGATAGAAGAGCTGGAGCCACAGCTTCCTTCTCTTGAGGAACAGCTCAAGATTCTTCTCCTTCCCAAGGATCCAATGGATGACAAGAACATCATCCTCGAAATCCGTGCAGGTACTGGTGGTGACGAGGCTGCTCTTTTTGCGGCAGATCTTTACCGCATGTATTCCCGTTACGCTGAAATCAACAAGTGGAAGGTTGAGGAGATGAGCTCCAGTTCCACTGGTTCCGGCGGCCTCAAGGAAGTCATTGCTTCTATTGCGGGTGATAAGGTTTATTCTAAGCTCAAATATGAGTCTGGTACTCACCGAGTGCAGCGTGTTCCTGCAACCGAATCTCAGGGCCGAATTCATACCTCTGCTGTTACTGTGGCCATCATGGCTGAAGCTGAGGAAGTGGATGTGGATATCAGGAACGAAGATCTGCGTGTGGACGTGTTCCGCGCTTCCGGGCCTGGAGGTCAGTCTGTTAACACCACTGACTCTGCCATTCGCATCACTCACGTTCCCACTGGCTTGGTTGTTATTTGTCAGGACGAAAAGTCCCAGCACAAGAATAAGGCCAAGGCAATGAAAGTGCTGCGTTCTCGTTTGCTGCAGTTGGAGCAGGAAAAGGCCAAGGCTGAAGAGGATGCCACTCGTCGCAGCCAGGTTGGTTCCGGCGACCGTTCCGAGCGTATTCGTACCTACAATTTCCCGCAGGGGCGTTGCTCGGATCATCGTATTAATCTGACTCTCCATTCCTTGCATAAGATCATGGAAGGAGAACTGGAAGAGTTGCACGATGCCCTTATCAGCCATTACCAGGCCGAGGCCATGAAGCGGCAGGGCGAATAG
- a CDS encoding DUF1385 domain-containing protein translates to MTLRGLFALAAPQSVGGQAVIEGVMMRAKDKLAIAVRKSDGEIVTEVRPWFSLVVHPWLKKPFLRGFPVLMETMVNGIKALNFSAVQAAEDDEDDTELTSWHLILTMVLALAAALGLFVVLPHFLSVGMEFLGLGGDVDSLSFHIWDGVIKMAVFVGYILAISYIPDIRRVFEYHGAEHKVIWTWEEGKELSPESTRFYSRLHPRCGTAFMLFVLVVSITLFAILVPYLLTFYSPENFIVKHLYIVGMKLFLMIPVSNIAYEMIKFAGKHSKSLFCKIMSWPGMMMQVLTTKEPDDSQIEVAIAALQCAVNAEEC, encoded by the coding sequence TTGACTCTGCGAGGACTCTTTGCGTTGGCTGCTCCACAATCTGTGGGTGGGCAGGCCGTGATCGAAGGCGTGATGATGCGCGCCAAAGACAAACTTGCCATTGCCGTTCGCAAATCCGATGGTGAAATCGTAACCGAGGTCCGACCATGGTTCTCGCTTGTTGTTCACCCCTGGCTCAAGAAGCCGTTTCTTCGTGGCTTCCCTGTCCTCATGGAAACAATGGTCAACGGCATCAAGGCCCTGAATTTCTCTGCAGTTCAGGCTGCTGAGGACGACGAAGATGATACCGAGTTGACCTCCTGGCACCTCATTCTGACCATGGTTTTGGCCCTGGCTGCAGCCTTGGGTCTTTTCGTGGTTCTTCCGCATTTTCTTTCTGTAGGGATGGAGTTTCTTGGACTTGGCGGTGACGTCGACTCCTTGAGCTTTCACATCTGGGACGGTGTTATCAAGATGGCCGTCTTTGTGGGATACATCCTTGCAATTTCTTATATCCCTGACATTCGCCGCGTGTTCGAGTACCATGGTGCAGAGCACAAAGTTATTTGGACTTGGGAAGAGGGCAAGGAACTCAGTCCGGAATCCACTCGTTTTTATAGCCGTCTCCATCCGCGATGCGGCACGGCATTCATGTTGTTTGTTCTGGTGGTGTCCATCACTTTGTTCGCCATACTGGTGCCGTACTTGCTCACGTTCTATTCGCCAGAAAATTTCATTGTTAAACACCTGTACATTGTTGGAATGAAGCTGTTCCTGATGATTCCCGTCAGTAATATTGCTTACGAAATGATTAAATTTGCGGGCAAGCATAGCAAGAGCCTGTTCTGCAAGATCATGAGTTGGCCCGGCATGATGATGCAGGTGCTGACGACCAAGGAACCGGACGACAGTCAGATCGAAGTGGCCATTGCTGCCCTGCAGTGCGCCGTTAACGCCGAGGAGTGCTAA
- the rpmE gene encoding 50S ribosomal protein L31 produces MKKDIHPKTFKAKIRCHCGYEAELLTTKGESLEVEICSNCHPFYTGKQRFVDTAGRIDRFRKKYAAFGKKEA; encoded by the coding sequence ATGAAAAAAGATATTCATCCTAAGACTTTCAAGGCAAAGATTCGTTGCCACTGTGGCTACGAAGCCGAACTGCTGACCACCAAGGGCGAGTCCCTCGAGGTCGAAATTTGCTCTAACTGCCATCCTTTCTACACCGGCAAGCAGCGTTTTGTTGACACCGCTGGTCGTATCGATCGCTTCCGTAAGAAGTACGCAGCGTTCGGCAAGAAAGAAGCCTAG